A portion of the Rhodanobacter sp. AS-Z3 genome contains these proteins:
- a CDS encoding NAD(P) transhydrogenase subunit alpha: MPITVAALCETALGERRVAITPEMAKKMRAKGLRVFLEHDAGRAAGFPDASYVDVEFADAATVLAEADLLTCVLPPDDAVFAGLREGSVVVGQLRPYGAAERLAALTARKLSAFSLELLPRTTRAQAMDVLSSQAAVAGYRAMLIAAEASPKFFPMLTTAAGTIRPSKVLVIGAGVAGLQAIATARRLGAQIEGYDVRPETREQVESLGAKFLELGVSAAGSGGYARELSAEERAAQQQALADHLKTFDVVVSTAAVPGRPAPKIITAAMVEGMKPSALIVDLAAESGGNCDLTRPGQRIEHGGVVIFGPLNLPAGAPLHASEMYARNVFNFVELLVRDGALKPDFDDELVAKSCVSHAGETRFAG, encoded by the coding sequence GCGGGTTTTCCTTGAGCATGACGCCGGGCGCGCAGCAGGCTTTCCTGATGCCAGTTATGTGGATGTCGAGTTTGCCGACGCTGCAACGGTGCTGGCTGAAGCTGATCTGCTGACCTGCGTGTTGCCGCCGGACGATGCGGTGTTTGCCGGCCTGCGCGAGGGCAGCGTGGTGGTTGGTCAGTTACGGCCTTATGGTGCGGCGGAGCGCCTTGCTGCGCTGACGGCGCGCAAGTTGAGCGCGTTCTCGCTGGAGCTGTTGCCGCGCACCACGCGTGCCCAGGCGATGGATGTGCTCAGTTCGCAAGCGGCGGTGGCAGGTTATCGCGCCATGCTGATCGCGGCGGAGGCGTCACCAAAATTCTTCCCGATGCTGACCACGGCGGCTGGCACGATCCGCCCGTCGAAGGTGCTGGTGATCGGCGCTGGCGTGGCGGGCCTGCAGGCGATCGCCACGGCGCGCCGGCTCGGTGCACAGATCGAAGGCTATGACGTGCGTCCGGAAACGCGCGAGCAGGTCGAGTCGCTGGGTGCGAAGTTTCTGGAACTGGGAGTCAGCGCGGCAGGCAGCGGTGGTTATGCCCGTGAGTTGTCCGCTGAAGAGCGCGCTGCGCAGCAGCAGGCGTTGGCCGATCACCTGAAGACATTCGACGTGGTGGTCAGTACCGCCGCGGTGCCGGGACGACCAGCGCCGAAGATCATTACCGCAGCGATGGTCGAGGGCATGAAGCCCAGCGCGCTGATTGTCGACCTGGCGGCCGAGAGTGGCGGCAACTGCGACCTGACCCGACCGGGTCAGCGGATTGAACACGGCGGCGTGGTGATTTTCGGACCGCTGAATCTTCCAGCAGGCGCGCCGTTGCATGCGTCGGAGATGTATGCGCGCAACGTGTTCAACTTTGTTGAACTGCTGGTACGCGATGGCGCACTGAAGCCTGACTTTGATGACGAACTGGTTGCGAAAAGTTGCGTGAGCCATGCCGGCGAAACGCGCTTCGCGGGCTGA